One genomic segment of Brachionichthys hirsutus isolate HB-005 chromosome 13, CSIRO-AGI_Bhir_v1, whole genome shotgun sequence includes these proteins:
- the LOC137903395 gene encoding potassium voltage-gated channel subfamily KQT member 4 — MCFSFLLVFSCLVLSVFSTIPDHQKFANQSLFILEFVMIVVFGLEYFIRIWAAGCCCRYRGWQGRLRFARKPFCVIDFIVFVASLAVIAAGTQGNIFATSALRSMRFLQILRMVRMDRRGGTWKLLGSVVYAHSKELITAWYIGFLVLIFASFLVYLAEKDVNTDFNTYADSLWWGTITLTTIGYGDKVPRTWQGRLLAAGFALLGVSFFALPAGILGSGFALKVQEQHRQKHFEKRRMPAANLIQAAWRLYSTDAKHSYLTATWYFYDSMLPSFRELTLLFSHLQRQRNTKKVLHNSYHTLLSGLRPYSSPYLSGDRKAEVPCSQLLSKKRGLFRIHAGRKQSSKIGFRDRIRMNNSRSSQTIRNKASPLAPGSSVRQSPSQENVPEAASPGKVQKSWSFNDRTRFRTSLRLKPRPSPDVDGAGEDSVEDKPYCDVAMEDVIPAVKTLIRAVRILKFLVAKRKFKETLRPYDVKDVIEQYSAGHLDMLGRIKSLQMRVDQIIGRGAVQPDKKTRPEKGEKTPPELDPLDELSMMGRVVKVEKQVQSIENKLDLLLNFYSQCLKKGSSNFTLSTLLDHDLTSDYHSPTDHRDLFPSANTLNISMSESGNFE; from the exons ATGTGTTTCAGTTTCCTGCTGGTGTTTAGCTGCTTGGTGCTGTCCGTGTTCTCCACCATCCCCGACCACCAGAAGTTCGCCAACCAAAGCCTCTTCATCCTG GAGTTTGTGATGATCGTGGTGTTTGGGTTGGAGTACTTCATCAGGATCTGGGCCGCTGGCTGTTGCTGCAGGTACCGGGGATGGCAGGGACGTCTGAGATTTGCCAGGAAGCCTTTCTGTGTCatag ACTTCATCGTCTTCGTCGCGTCCTTGGCGGTGATAGCTGCAGGGACGCAGGGCAACATCTTCGCCACGTCGGCGCTGCGCAGCATGCGCTTCCTCCAGATCCTGCGGATGGTTCGCATGGACCGGCGAGGGGGCACCTGGAAACTGCTGGGATCGGTGGTTTACGCCCACAGCAAG gagcTGATTACAGCCTGGTACATTGGCTTCCTGGTTCTGATCTTCGCCTCATTCCTCGTCTACCTGGCAGAGAAAGATGTCAACACAGACTTCAACACCTATGCAGACTCCCTCTGGTGGGGGACT ATTACTCTGACCACTATCGGTTACGGCGATAAGGTACCCCGTACCTGGCAGGGTCGACTCCTCGCTGCAGGTTTCGCTCTTCTAGGTGTCTCATTCTTTGCCCTGCCTGCT gGAATTCTGGGATCAGGCTTTGCCCTGAAGGTACAAGAGCAGCACCGGCAAAAGCACTTTGAGAAAAGGAGGATGCCTGCCGCCAACCTGATACAG gCTGCATGGCGCCTCTACTCTACAGATGCAAAGCACTCCTACTTAACAGCCACATGGTACTTCTATGACAGCATGTTGCCTTCGTTCAG AGAACTGACACTTCTGTTCAGTCACCTCCAGCGACAgcgtaacaccaagaaggttctCCACAACTCCTACCACACGCTGTTGTCTGGGCTGCGGCCCTACAGCTCGCCCTACCTGTCGGGGGACAG GAAGGCAGAAGTTCCATGCAG TCAGTTGCTATCTAAAAAACGGGGTCTCTTCCGGATTCACGCTGGCCGCAAGCAGAG CAGTAAGATTGGCTTCCGGGATCGGATTAGGATGAACAATTCCCGATCATCCCAAACCATTCGGAACAAGGCGTCGCCGTTGGCTCCCGGCTCCAGCGTCCGACAGTCACCGAGCCAGGAGAACGTCCCCGAGGCCGCCAGTCCGGGAAAAGTCCAGAAAAGTTGGAGCTTTAACGACCGCACGCGCTTCCGCACCTCCCTCCGCCTCAAACCGCGTCCGTCTCCCGACG TGGACGGGGCTGGGGAGGACAGTGTGGAAGACAAACCCTATTGTGACGTGGCCATGGAGGACGTCATCCCAGCAGTGAAGACGCTCATCCGGGCCGTCAG GATTTTAAAGTTCCTGGTGGCCAAGAGGAAGTTTAAGGAGACGCTGCGTCCGTATGACGTGAAGGACGTCATCGAGCAGTATTCCGCCGGACACCTGGACATGCTGGGTCGCATCAAGAGTCTGCAGATGCG TGTGGACCAGATAATTGGACGAGGGGCTGTCCAGCCCGATAAGAAGACTCGGCCTGAAAAGGGAGAGAAGACGCCGCCAGAACTGGACCCGCTGGATGAGCTGAGCATGATGGGACGTGTAGTCAAAGTGGAGAAACAG GTGCAGTCTATAGAGAACAAGCTGGACCTGCTGCTTAACTTCTACTCGCAGTGTCTGAAGAAGGGCTCGTCCAACTTCACCCTGTCCACCCTCCTGGACCACGACCTGACCTCGGACTACCACAGCCCCACGGACCACAGAGACCTCTTCCCCTCCGCCAACACGCTCAACATCTCCATGTCTGAGAGCGGCAACTTCGAATGA
- the nfyc gene encoding nuclear transcription factor Y subunit gamma translates to MSADAFGAGGSDAQQTLQSFWPRVMEEIRNLTVKDFRVQELPLARIKKIMKLDEDVKMISAEAPVLFAKAAQIFITELTLRAWIHTEDNKRRTLQRNDIAMAITKFDQFDFLIDIVPRDDLKPPKRQLSYMLSAPVSPIFQAPQNIHYYDYANTEPTK, encoded by the exons ATGTCTGCCGATGCATTTGGAGCCGGAGGCAGCGATGCCCAACAAACCCTGCAGTCCTTCTGGCCTCGGGTCATGGAGGAGATCAGGAACCTGACTGTG AAGGATTTTCGTGTGCAGGAGTTGCCGCTCGCCCGAATCAAGAAAATCATGAAGCTGGATGAGGATGTCAAG aTGATCAGTGCAGAAGCTCCGGTCCTGTTCGCTAAGGCGGCTCAGATCTTCATCACAGAGCTCACCCTCAGAGCCTGGATCCACACCGAGGACAACAAGAGACGCACCCTGCAG AGGAATGACATCGCTATGGCCATAACAAAGTTTGACCAGTTTGACTTCCTGATCGACATCGTTCCCCGGGATGACCTGAAGCCGCCGAAGCGTCAG ctcagctatatgctgagtgccccagtttccccgatattccaagccccacagaatattcatTACTACGACTACgcaaacaccgaacctaccaagtga